One Vibrio sp. CDRSL-10 TSBA genomic region harbors:
- a CDS encoding shikimate 5-dehydrogenase, which produces MNTKINKDTTICMSLAARPTNFGTRFHNYLYDALDLNYLYKAFTSKDLAGVIAGVRALNFRGCAISMPFKEEVIALVDELDPSAAAINSVNTIVNTDGHLKAYNTDYIAISTLLTQYAIPTDFSFALKGSGGMAKAVACALRDLGFTNGVIVGRNEASGRALADLCGFKWQTDMSGIEADLLINATPLGMSGGIEEGKLCFCEHEIEHAQVLFDVVAIPAVTPAVQFAKSINKSVITGSEVFAIQAVEQFQLYTGMKPSQELFEQAAAYSRSES; this is translated from the coding sequence ATGAACACAAAAATTAATAAAGATACAACGATTTGCATGTCTTTGGCGGCAAGACCTACCAATTTCGGTACGCGCTTCCATAACTACCTCTACGATGCGTTGGATCTGAATTACCTCTATAAGGCATTTACCAGTAAAGATCTTGCTGGCGTGATAGCGGGGGTGAGAGCTCTCAATTTTCGCGGTTGCGCTATTTCCATGCCATTTAAAGAGGAAGTCATAGCATTGGTGGATGAGCTCGATCCCTCTGCGGCAGCGATTAATTCCGTTAACACTATCGTGAACACCGATGGACATCTTAAGGCGTATAACACTGACTACATCGCTATTTCTACGTTACTGACTCAATACGCGATCCCAACGGATTTTTCATTTGCTTTAAAAGGAAGCGGTGGGATGGCGAAGGCGGTGGCATGCGCGTTAAGAGACTTGGGATTCACCAACGGCGTTATTGTAGGGAGAAATGAGGCAAGCGGTAGGGCGCTAGCCGATTTGTGTGGATTCAAATGGCAAACCGATATGAGTGGCATCGAGGCTGATTTACTCATTAATGCAACGCCACTCGGCATGAGTGGTGGTATAGAAGAAGGAAAACTGTGCTTTTGTGAGCATGAAATTGAACATGCGCAAGTATTATTTGATGTTGTTGCCATCCCGGCTGTCACCCCCGCAGTACAGTTTGCAAAATCTATCAATAAAAGCGTTATCACGGGTAGTGAAGTATTTGCTATTCAAGCCGTTGAACAGTTTCAGTTATACACCGGAATGAAACCGAGCCAGGAACTTTTTGAACAAGCAGCAGCTTACTCAAGAAGTGAGAGCTAA
- a CDS encoding LysR substrate-binding domain-containing protein, producing MIDVRYLEILKEVKSQGSVTAAAEKLHVSQSALSHMIRKLEERYNTKIWIKQGRNLHFTKAGEYLIQVAERILPQLENAEVMLREYASGMRGHVKVGMECHPCQKWLMAIADPYLEKWTDVRFEVSSSFNFSGINALNEHEIDILITPDPIDHPLLTFQPVFDYELVLVVHKAHPLAKKAYIEPHDLVNEETDYRASFRGQTRYFHPILNPVQLQT from the coding sequence ATGATTGATGTGAGATATCTGGAAATTCTAAAGGAAGTAAAGTCTCAGGGCAGTGTTACCGCTGCTGCAGAAAAGCTGCATGTGAGCCAGTCTGCCCTTTCGCATATGATCAGAAAACTTGAAGAGCGCTACAACACAAAAATCTGGATTAAACAGGGTAGAAACTTACATTTTACCAAAGCCGGTGAATACTTAATTCAAGTTGCTGAGCGAATTTTGCCGCAGTTAGAAAATGCCGAGGTTATGCTTCGCGAATATGCTTCAGGCATGAGAGGACACGTAAAAGTCGGTATGGAATGCCATCCTTGCCAGAAGTGGCTGATGGCTATTGCTGATCCTTATCTAGAGAAATGGACCGATGTGCGTTTCGAAGTCTCATCGTCTTTTAATTTTAGCGGTATAAATGCTCTCAATGAACATGAAATAGATATATTAATTACGCCTGATCCCATAGATCACCCGCTTCTTACTTTTCAACCGGTGTTTGACTATGAGTTGGTCTTAGTTGTACACAAAGCTCACCCACTCGCTAAAAAAGCCTACATTGAGCCACACGACTTGGTTAATGAAGAAACTGATTACCGTGCCAGTTTCCGCGGACAGACTAGATATTTTCACCCAATTCTTAATCCCGTCCAATTGCAGACCTAA